From a single Oreochromis niloticus isolate F11D_XX linkage group LG3, O_niloticus_UMD_NMBU, whole genome shotgun sequence genomic region:
- the LOC100701566 gene encoding E3 ubiquitin-protein ligase ARIH2: MFNRTTPLCSPHQDSGVAPFINVPDVYYMYPVCPADRAPMYLPLLLHSVTPPSVPTTQEKCYDPHDKTLKFVDGEDDLDFLCEGFKSPRAQMSCGHAVTPTSLTNWCRRLLDQGESRFVCGGSGCNVEWTFAEVFKMALLTPQENAHFRRTMAFNAARQTHTTKMCPGCGSTVTRENESDLNVLCKKCTAVKGQLFEFCWQCLREWKGAQPRKDRCGNRGCCNQSLETLNKCPNITFDSVKVCPSVRACPTCGLLLEHSKKYCKSVHCPRCNVTFCFVCLKSSSTCLITRCIPAPRQTSIPVWQKK; encoded by the exons ATGTTCAACCGGACCACACCTTTGTGCTCACCTCACCAAGATTCGGGCGTTGCACCGTTCATCAACGTGCCAGATGTCTATTACATGTATCCAGTGTGTCCCGCAGACAGAGCGCCGATGTACTTGCCCCTGCTGCTGCACAG TGTGACGCCCCCAAGCGTGCCAACAACACAGGAGAAGTGTTACGACCCTCATGACAAAACACTTAAATTTGTCGATGGAGAAGATGATTTGGACT TCTTGTGTGAAGGCTTCAAATCTCCCAGAGCTCAGATGTCCTGTGGTCACGCTGTGACCCCGACCTCTCTCACCAACTGGTGTCGCAGGTTGTTGGACCAG GGTGAAAGCAGGTTTGTGTGTGGTGGGTCTGGTTGTAACGTGGAGTGGACATTTGCAGAGGTTTTTAAAATGGCTCTGCTGACCCCTCaagaaaatgcacattttaGAAGAACCATGGCGTTCAATGCTGCCAGGCAGACACATACGACTAAGATG TGTCCTGGATGTGGATCCACTGTGACGAGAGAGAATGAATCAGATTTGAATGTCCTCTGTAAAAAGTGCACAGCAGTAAAAGGACAGCTGTTTGAATTCTGCTGGCAGTGTTTGAGGGAGTGGAAGGGTGCACAGCCTCGGAAAGACCGCTGTGGAAATCGTGGCTGCTGCAACCAGTCACTAGAGACACTAAATAAATGCCCAAATATCACCTTTGATTCAGTGAAGGTGTGTCCCTCTGTCCGTGCCTGTCCCACCTGTGGGTTACTGTTGGAGCACAGCAAGAAGTATTGTAAATCGGTTCATTGCCCTCGATGCAAtgtgacattttgttttgtgtgcctGAAGAGCTCCAGTACATGTCTGATAACCAGGTGCATTCCTGCCCCCAGACAGACCTCTATACCTGTCTGGCAGAAGAAATAA
- the LOC109198571 gene encoding probable E3 ubiquitin-protein ligase RNF144A-A, whose protein sequence is MAGFTGFLHRLMASNTITKQEKCYNPLDLTFKFVDREDDLDFLCEGFKSLRAQMSCGHAVTPTSLTNWCRRLLEQGESRFVCGGFGCSAEWTLAEVVKMALLTPEETEYFRKTLEFNPARQMLIIRFCPSCGSAVTRENESDLNVLCKKCTADKGQPFEFCWQCLREWKGARPRKDRCGNRGCCNQSLKTLKECPDIIFDSVKGVHGCPSVRACPTCGLLVEHSKRHCKSLVCPRCKVKFCFVCLKIFTECTRTSGISAPCSSGVAPRQTAIPVWQKK, encoded by the exons ATGGCCGGATTCACGGGTTTCCTGCACAG ACTGATGGCCtcaaatactataacaaaacaggaGAAGTGTTACAACCCTCTCGACCTGACATTTAAATTTGTCGATAGAGAGGATGATTTGGACT TTTTGTGTGAAGGCTTCAAATCTCTCAGAGCTCAGATGTCCTGTGGTCACGCTGTGACCCCGACCTCTCTCACCAACTGGTGTCGCAGGTTGTTGGAGCAG GGTGAAAGCAGGTTTGTGTGTGGTGGGTTTGGTTGCAGTGCTGAGTGGACTTTGGCAGAGGTTGTTAAAATGGCTCTTCTGACCCCTGAAGAAACTGAGTACTTCAGAAAAACCCTGGAATTCAACCCTGCCAGGCAGATGCTTATCATCAGATTT TGTCCTAGCTGCGGATCCGCTGTGACGAGAGAGAATGAATCAGATTTGAATGTCCTCTGTAAAAAGTGCACAGCAGATAAAGGACAGCCATTTGAATTCTGCTGGCAGTGTTTGAGGGAGTGGAAGGGTGCACGGCCTCGGAAAGACCGCTGTGGAAATCGTGGCTGCTGCAACcagtcactgaaaacgctaAAAGAATGCCCAGATATCATCTTTGATTCTGTGAAGGGAGTCCACGGGTGTCCCTCAGTCCGTGCCTGTCCCACCTGTGGGTTACTGGTGGAGCACAGCAAGAGGCATTGTAAATCTCTTGTTTGTCCTCGATGTAAGGTGAAGTTCTGCTTTGTGTGCCTGAAGATCTTCACTGAATGCACCAGAACAAGTGGCATTTCTGCACCTTGCTCCAGTGGAGTGGCCCCCAGACAGACAGCTATACCTGTATGGCAGAAGAAATAA